A window from Ramlibacter pinisoli encodes these proteins:
- a CDS encoding phosphate acetyltransferase, with amino-acid sequence MSQHQAYERLLARARTLPPIPTAVVHPCDESSLTGAVNAASMGLIKPVLVGPSARIAAAARKAELDIAGIEIVDAPHSHAAAVEAVRLVREGRVECLMKGSLHTDELMAAVVSREGGLRTARRISHSFVMNVPSYEHPLIISDAAVNIAPTLEEKIDIVQNAIDLAHALGQQEVRVAILSAMETVNPKIPSTVEAAALCKMADRGQITGAVLDGPLALDNAINLQAAAIKKIDSPVAGRANVLIVPDLEAGNMLAKSLSFLAQADAAGIVLGAKVPIILTSRADSVTTRLASCAVASLVAHARREALSKAVQ; translated from the coding sequence ATGAGCCAACACCAAGCCTACGAGCGCCTGCTGGCGCGCGCCCGGACGCTGCCGCCGATCCCGACCGCGGTGGTGCATCCGTGCGACGAGTCGTCGCTGACCGGGGCGGTCAACGCGGCCAGCATGGGACTGATCAAGCCCGTGCTGGTGGGCCCGTCGGCCCGCATTGCGGCGGCGGCGCGCAAGGCGGAGCTGGACATCGCCGGGATCGAGATCGTCGATGCACCGCACAGCCATGCCGCGGCCGTCGAGGCGGTGCGGCTGGTGCGCGAGGGCCGCGTCGAGTGCCTGATGAAGGGCAGCCTGCACACCGACGAGCTGATGGCCGCGGTGGTCTCGCGCGAGGGCGGCCTGCGCACCGCGCGCCGCATCAGCCACTCGTTCGTGATGAACGTCCCCAGCTACGAGCACCCGCTGATCATCTCCGACGCGGCGGTGAACATCGCGCCCACGCTGGAAGAGAAGATCGACATCGTCCAGAACGCCATCGACCTCGCCCATGCGCTGGGGCAGCAGGAGGTGCGGGTCGCCATCCTGTCGGCGATGGAGACGGTCAACCCCAAGATCCCCTCGACCGTCGAGGCGGCCGCCCTGTGCAAGATGGCCGACCGCGGCCAGATCACCGGAGCCGTGCTCGACGGGCCGCTGGCGCTGGACAACGCGATCAACCTGCAGGCGGCGGCGATCAAGAAGATCGACTCGCCGGTCGCCGGCCGCGCCAACGTGCTGATCGTGCCGGACCTGGAGGCGGGCAACATGCTCGCCAAGAGCCTGAGCTTCCTGGCACAGGCCGATGCCGCCGGCATCGTGCTGGGCGCGAAGGTGCCCATCATCCTGACCAGCCGCGCCGACTCGGTGACGACCCGGCTGGCCTCGTGCGCGGTGGCATCGCTGGTGGCGCACGCACGCCGCGAAGCGCTGTCCAAGGCCGTCCAGTAG
- a CDS encoding efflux transporter outer membrane subunit — protein sequence MRPQDHRPPARPRGSRHRAFAPLVLATALAACTTVGPEFAKPETQASAQWSAADEALLDKAKAVDGAWWRSFNDPILNQLIEMAWQQNLSLRAAGLRIAESRAQLALAVGQQYPQVQALFGQATAVGLSREAPNTANFDRHFTEFQAGFDMAWEIDFWGRYKNLARSEEARLVTSMADYDTALVTLSAEVARSYALIRTYEALIALAQRNVRLQEEGFRIADVRYRNGATSNLDVQQARTLLESTRVSIPRYQLSLSLTQNALSTLIGQPVGQVQALLGTSARIPVAPASVGISMPAELLRRRPDIRGAEYAALAQSARVGLATADLYPRISISGTIGYLSTGGGLDINSGFYSIGPRIYLPILNYDRTKNSIRVEDARLQQSLVNYEAVVLRAQQEAEDGVTGYVRSHQIAAFAQNSAASALRSSELAFIQYREGAVDFQRVLDSMRALLQEETTLAQAQSDIATNLISLYKALGGGWEPHQNQPSIPEKTRIEMEKRTNWGDLLSTSPAPAPVTTQSR from the coding sequence ATGCGTCCCCAAGACCACCGACCGCCTGCGCGCCCGCGCGGCTCCCGGCATCGTGCGTTCGCTCCGCTCGTGCTGGCGACGGCGCTGGCCGCGTGCACCACGGTCGGTCCGGAATTCGCCAAGCCGGAAACGCAGGCCAGTGCCCAGTGGTCGGCGGCGGACGAAGCCCTGCTCGACAAGGCCAAGGCCGTCGACGGTGCGTGGTGGCGCAGCTTCAACGACCCCATCCTCAACCAGCTGATCGAAATGGCCTGGCAGCAGAACCTCTCGCTGCGCGCCGCAGGCTTGCGCATCGCGGAGTCGAGAGCCCAGCTGGCCCTGGCCGTCGGACAGCAATACCCGCAGGTGCAGGCCCTCTTCGGCCAGGCGACCGCGGTCGGGCTGAGCCGGGAGGCACCGAACACCGCCAACTTCGACCGCCACTTCACCGAGTTCCAGGCCGGCTTCGACATGGCCTGGGAGATCGACTTCTGGGGCCGCTACAAGAACCTGGCGCGCTCCGAGGAGGCGCGGCTGGTCACCAGCATGGCCGACTACGACACGGCGCTGGTCACCCTCAGCGCGGAGGTCGCCCGCTCGTACGCCCTGATCCGCACCTACGAGGCCCTGATCGCGCTGGCGCAGCGGAACGTCAGGCTGCAGGAGGAGGGCTTCCGCATCGCCGACGTGCGCTACCGCAATGGCGCCACGTCCAACCTGGACGTGCAGCAGGCCCGCACGCTGCTGGAAAGCACCCGGGTGTCGATCCCGCGCTACCAGCTGAGCCTGAGCCTGACGCAGAACGCGCTCAGCACGCTGATCGGGCAGCCGGTGGGACAGGTGCAGGCACTGCTCGGCACGTCGGCCCGCATCCCTGTCGCACCGGCCTCGGTGGGCATCAGCATGCCGGCCGAACTGCTGCGCCGCCGTCCCGACATCCGCGGCGCCGAGTACGCGGCGCTCGCGCAGTCGGCGCGCGTGGGCCTTGCCACCGCCGACCTCTATCCCCGCATCTCCATCTCCGGGACGATCGGCTACCTGTCCACGGGGGGCGGGCTGGACATCAACAGCGGCTTCTACTCGATCGGCCCGCGCATCTACCTGCCGATCCTGAACTACGACCGGACGAAGAACAGCATCCGGGTCGAGGACGCCCGGCTGCAGCAGAGCCTGGTCAACTACGAGGCCGTGGTGCTGCGCGCCCAGCAGGAGGCCGAGGACGGCGTGACGGGCTACGTGCGGTCGCACCAGATCGCGGCCTTCGCGCAGAACTCGGCGGCCTCGGCCCTGCGCTCGTCCGAGCTGGCCTTCATCCAGTACCGCGAGGGCGCGGTCGACTTCCAGCGCGTGCTCGACTCGATGCGGGCGCTGCTGCAGGAGGAGACCACGCTGGCGCAGGCCCAGTCGGACATCGCGACCAACCTGATCTCCCTCTACAAGGCCCTGGGGGGCGGCTGGGAGCCGCACCAGAACCAGCCGTCGATCCCGGAGAAGACCCGGATCGAAATGGAAAAGCGCACCAACTGGGGTGACTTGCTGTCCACGTCCCCCGCCCCCGCACCCGTGACCACGCAGAGTCGTTGA
- the fabI gene encoding enoyl-ACP reductase FabI: MTAATHHPALAGKKALVVGIANEHSIAYGCASAFRQLGAELAITYANEKSRSYVEPLARELQAPILMPCDVSHAGELEAVFERVAKDWGRLDILVHSIAWAPKEDLQGPLHACSADGFAKAIDISCHSFIRMARLAAPLMKEGGTMMAMSYHGAQKVVANYNVMGPVKAALEASCRYLAYELGPQAIRVHAISPGPLKTRAASGLKDFELLLNEASERAPVGELVDIMDVGFACAYLATPYARRITGGTVYVDGGMHIMG, translated from the coding sequence ATGACCGCAGCAACCCACCACCCGGCGCTGGCAGGCAAGAAGGCCCTCGTCGTCGGCATCGCCAACGAGCATTCGATCGCCTATGGCTGCGCCTCGGCCTTCCGCCAACTCGGGGCGGAGCTGGCGATCACCTACGCCAACGAGAAGTCGCGCAGCTACGTGGAGCCGCTGGCGCGCGAACTGCAGGCGCCGATCCTCATGCCCTGCGACGTGTCCCACGCCGGCGAGTTGGAGGCGGTGTTCGAGCGCGTCGCGAAGGACTGGGGCCGCCTGGACATCCTGGTGCATTCCATCGCCTGGGCGCCCAAGGAGGACCTGCAGGGGCCGCTGCACGCGTGCAGTGCCGACGGCTTCGCCAAGGCCATCGACATCTCCTGCCACTCGTTCATCCGCATGGCCCGGCTGGCCGCGCCGCTGATGAAGGAGGGCGGGACCATGATGGCCATGAGCTACCACGGGGCGCAGAAGGTGGTGGCCAACTACAACGTGATGGGACCGGTGAAGGCCGCCCTCGAGGCCAGCTGCCGCTACCTGGCCTACGAGCTGGGGCCGCAGGCCATCCGCGTGCACGCCATCTCGCCCGGGCCGCTGAAGACGCGCGCCGCCTCGGGGCTGAAGGATTTCGAGCTGCTCCTGAACGAAGCCTCGGAGCGGGCGCCGGTGGGCGAGCTGGTGGACATCATGGACGTGGGCTTCGCCTGCGCCTATCTGGCGACGCCGTACGCACGGCGGATCACGGGCGGCACCGTCTACGTCGACGGCGGCATGCACATCATGGGCTGA
- a CDS encoding GNAT family N-acetyltransferase has translation MARHTRTLLGAAGAEAGADASRHAARATLRDGSTITIRAQRPTDRQGMRNVLVDMSPESIRRRFFAPRRSFSEEEVQRFLDIDFVHHVALVAVADDAIVGAGRYIVTEPGEAEVAFGVSDQWQGRGMGGLLLQHLVAIARQHGVRKLVAEVLHENVPMLAVFRASGLPSETRHEGGVVHVTMSLQ, from the coding sequence ATCGCCCGGCATACCCGCACGCTGCTCGGGGCGGCCGGCGCCGAAGCGGGGGCCGACGCCAGCCGGCACGCGGCGCGCGCGACCCTGCGCGACGGCAGCACCATCACGATCCGGGCCCAGCGTCCGACCGACCGCCAGGGCATGCGCAACGTGCTGGTCGACATGAGCCCGGAGTCGATCCGGCGCCGCTTCTTCGCGCCCCGGCGGTCCTTCAGCGAGGAGGAGGTCCAGCGCTTCCTGGACATCGACTTCGTGCACCACGTGGCGCTGGTGGCGGTGGCCGACGACGCGATCGTCGGCGCCGGCCGCTACATCGTCACCGAGCCCGGCGAGGCCGAGGTGGCCTTCGGCGTCTCCGACCAGTGGCAGGGACGCGGCATGGGCGGGTTGCTGCTGCAGCACCTGGTCGCCATCGCGCGCCAGCACGGCGTGCGCAAGCTGGTGGCCGAGGTGCTGCACGAGAACGTGCCGATGCTGGCGGTGTTCCGTGCCAGCGGCCTGCCGTCCGAGACCCGCCATGAAGGCGGCGTGGTCCACGTGACCATGTCCCTGCAATGA
- a CDS encoding MgtC/SapB family protein, with protein MAFDNSDFIPTAQALAPSLAVGLLLGLERGWRERELAEGGRVAGLRTFGLIGLLGGLLGLDLDPLPFAAGLLAIALLFVVSYGRASRAGGTLSITSAVAAFVTYALGALAASGSPMVAIAAAVVVALLLDLKAVLHRWLRLIEPAELNALLQLGVLSAAVLPALPDVGMGPYAAINPYKTWLAVILIASLSLAGHAATRMVGARQGLLWVGLLGGLASSTAATLSLSRTVHSRPELAAAGAAAILAACGVMFVRMAIVVTVLQPQAALRLGLLLVLLAAVCLLLAWLWWRRAAHDQAAPDGSEKEEDSRVFDLGAAMMFGASLAAIAVIARAARDAFGIAGLYGVAFVSGLVDVDAPMISSLQMAAQGQLAPTGLSITVLLAAVANLVSKATMSWAVGGARLGAAVARGYLFVGAAGAAMLAGMAALG; from the coding sequence ATGGCGTTCGACAACAGCGACTTCATCCCCACCGCCCAGGCCCTGGCCCCGTCGCTGGCGGTGGGACTGCTGCTGGGGCTCGAGCGTGGCTGGCGCGAGCGCGAGCTGGCCGAAGGCGGCCGCGTGGCGGGTCTGCGGACCTTCGGCCTGATCGGCCTGCTGGGGGGACTGCTGGGGCTCGATCTCGACCCGCTGCCGTTCGCCGCCGGCCTGCTGGCCATTGCCCTGCTGTTCGTGGTGTCCTATGGCAGGGCCTCGCGGGCCGGCGGGACCCTGAGCATCACCAGTGCCGTCGCCGCCTTCGTCACGTATGCACTGGGCGCACTGGCGGCCAGCGGCTCGCCGATGGTGGCCATCGCCGCGGCGGTGGTGGTGGCGCTGCTGCTCGACCTCAAGGCCGTCCTGCACCGCTGGCTGCGCCTGATCGAACCGGCCGAACTGAACGCCCTGCTGCAGCTGGGCGTGCTGTCGGCAGCGGTGCTGCCGGCGCTGCCCGACGTCGGCATGGGCCCCTACGCCGCCATCAACCCGTACAAGACCTGGCTGGCCGTGATCCTGATCGCGAGCCTCTCGCTGGCCGGCCACGCGGCCACGCGCATGGTCGGCGCCCGGCAGGGGTTGCTGTGGGTCGGCCTGCTCGGCGGGTTGGCCTCCTCCACCGCCGCCACGCTGTCGCTCTCGCGCACCGTGCACAGCCGTCCCGAACTCGCCGCGGCCGGTGCGGCGGCCATCCTGGCCGCCTGCGGCGTGATGTTCGTGCGCATGGCGATCGTGGTCACCGTGCTGCAGCCGCAGGCCGCGCTGCGGCTGGGACTGCTGCTGGTGCTGCTCGCGGCCGTCTGCCTGCTGCTGGCCTGGCTCTGGTGGCGCCGGGCCGCCCACGACCAGGCCGCTCCCGACGGCAGCGAGAAGGAAGAGGACTCGCGGGTGTTCGACCTCGGCGCAGCCATGATGTTCGGCGCCTCTCTGGCCGCCATCGCGGTCATCGCCCGTGCGGCCCGCGATGCATTCGGCATCGCCGGACTCTATGGCGTGGCCTTCGTGTCGGGCCTGGTCGACGTCGACGCGCCGATGATCTCCAGCCTGCAGATGGCCGCGCAGGGCCAGCTGGCGCCGACCGGCCTGTCCATCACGGTGCTGCTGGCCGCGGTGGCGAACCTGGTCAGCAAGGCCACCATGTCGTGGGCCGTCGGGGGTGCGCGGCTGGGTGCGGCCGTGGCGCGCGGCTACCTATTCGTGGGCGCGGCGGGCGCGGCCATGCTGGCCGGAATGGCCGCGCTGGGCTGA
- a CDS encoding DUF3141 domain-containing protein produces MNDPARRLTRRIELSAKVAELMQKRLRIAQQQFVERARKAYATDGAPVAPSAQTPWEWWSSATAYATDVAQRTVLFWDTLRERGNIYVERSRAGLPPVLHFDYEMVMDGRTLGKPVNYALVRIVPPEGVKVDARKRPYVIIDPRAGHGPGIGGMKDDSEVGAALRAGHPVYFVIFYPKPEPEQTLLDVCNTEALFVHRVRELHPDSEKPAIIGNCQGGWAAMMLASSNPDDTGPVVINGAPMSYWSGAWEQGEGDNPMRYSGGLLGGTWLASLTSDLAGGTFDGAWLVQNFEGLNPANTYWDKYYHVFENVDTEPPRFLDFERWWGGYYLMNREEIEWITRNLFVGNKLWSGEVETGRGGVFDLRAMKVPIILFASIGDNITPPEQAFNWVADVYGSTEEIKARGQVIVGLVHKDVGHLGIFVSGRVAKKEHTQIVNVMESIEVMPPGLYAMHITDRKGADGQPAYEVSFEERRLEDVVKHLNRMKRADEKPFEAVAAVSDFNQRAYERFARPLVQAWSSEIGGEVQRAFHPLRVQRWAFSDLNPALWWLKPAAEMVKKQRAALPADHPMRRSEKAMAELTSAALDFYRAVRDASSEARFFELYGNMFGLYMDDGVRSDAEPGPQDPRQLPIVKEALASIDHGGYAEAAARAAILLARKGEPLPLSRLDLKKELISDYKDLLPPMTLDQARRVRGEQELIVRFEPEQALATLPHLLHEQADRDRLVRLLETLLADQRVQKIKPQPEQLQLLQRIRDSVGAGNGAARTRRRPSRAQHGASR; encoded by the coding sequence ATGAATGATCCAGCCCGCCGTCTCACCCGCCGCATCGAGCTGTCCGCCAAAGTGGCGGAGCTGATGCAGAAACGGCTCAGGATCGCACAGCAGCAGTTCGTCGAGCGCGCCCGCAAGGCTTACGCAACGGATGGGGCGCCGGTCGCGCCGTCGGCGCAGACACCGTGGGAGTGGTGGAGCAGCGCCACCGCCTACGCCACCGACGTTGCCCAGCGCACGGTGCTGTTCTGGGACACCTTGCGCGAGCGCGGCAACATCTACGTCGAGCGGTCCCGCGCCGGCCTACCGCCGGTGCTGCACTTCGACTACGAGATGGTGATGGACGGGCGGACGCTGGGCAAGCCGGTCAACTACGCCCTGGTGCGCATCGTCCCGCCGGAGGGCGTGAAGGTCGACGCGCGCAAGCGACCGTACGTGATCATCGACCCGCGCGCGGGCCACGGGCCCGGCATCGGCGGCATGAAGGACGACTCGGAGGTGGGCGCCGCCCTGCGCGCGGGCCACCCGGTCTATTTCGTCATCTTCTATCCCAAGCCGGAGCCGGAGCAGACCCTGCTCGACGTGTGCAACACGGAGGCGCTGTTCGTCCACCGGGTGCGCGAGCTGCACCCCGACTCGGAAAAGCCCGCCATCATCGGCAACTGCCAGGGCGGCTGGGCCGCGATGATGCTGGCCTCGTCCAACCCGGACGACACCGGCCCGGTCGTCATCAACGGCGCCCCGATGTCGTACTGGAGCGGCGCCTGGGAGCAGGGCGAGGGCGACAACCCGATGCGCTACTCGGGGGGCCTGCTGGGCGGCACCTGGCTCGCGTCGCTCACCTCCGACCTGGCCGGCGGTACCTTCGACGGTGCCTGGCTGGTGCAGAACTTCGAGGGCCTCAACCCGGCCAATACCTACTGGGACAAGTACTACCACGTGTTCGAGAACGTGGACACCGAGCCGCCGCGCTTCCTGGACTTCGAGCGCTGGTGGGGCGGCTACTACCTGATGAACCGCGAGGAGATCGAGTGGATCACCCGCAACCTGTTCGTCGGCAACAAGCTCTGGTCGGGCGAAGTCGAGACCGGGCGGGGCGGAGTGTTCGACCTGCGGGCAATGAAGGTGCCGATCATCCTGTTCGCCTCCATCGGCGACAACATCACGCCGCCCGAGCAGGCCTTCAACTGGGTGGCCGACGTGTACGGCAGCACCGAGGAGATCAAGGCCCGCGGCCAGGTCATCGTCGGCCTGGTGCACAAGGACGTGGGCCATCTGGGCATCTTCGTGTCCGGGCGGGTGGCGAAGAAGGAGCACACCCAGATCGTCAACGTGATGGAGTCGATCGAGGTGATGCCGCCCGGCCTGTACGCCATGCACATCACCGATCGCAAGGGCGCGGACGGGCAGCCGGCCTACGAGGTGAGCTTCGAGGAGCGACGGCTGGAGGATGTCGTCAAGCATCTGAACCGGATGAAGCGGGCCGACGAGAAGCCCTTCGAGGCGGTGGCGGCCGTGTCCGACTTCAACCAGCGCGCCTACGAGCGGTTCGCGCGCCCGCTGGTGCAGGCCTGGTCGAGCGAGATCGGCGGCGAGGTGCAACGTGCGTTCCATCCGCTGCGCGTCCAGCGCTGGGCCTTCTCCGACCTCAACCCCGCGCTGTGGTGGCTCAAGCCGGCGGCCGAGATGGTGAAGAAGCAGCGCGCGGCGCTGCCGGCCGACCACCCGATGCGCCGCAGCGAGAAGGCGATGGCCGAGCTGACGAGCGCCGCGCTGGACTTCTACCGGGCGGTGCGCGATGCGAGCAGCGAGGCCCGCTTCTTCGAGCTGTACGGCAACATGTTCGGCCTGTACATGGACGACGGGGTACGGAGCGATGCCGAGCCGGGGCCCCAGGATCCGCGGCAGCTTCCCATCGTCAAGGAGGCGCTGGCGTCCATCGACCACGGCGGCTACGCCGAGGCCGCCGCCCGCGCGGCCATCCTGCTCGCGCGCAAGGGCGAGCCCTTGCCGCTGTCGCGGCTGGACCTCAAGAAGGAGCTGATCAGCGACTACAAGGACCTGCTGCCGCCGATGACCCTGGACCAGGCGCGGCGCGTGCGCGGCGAGCAGGAGCTGATCGTGCGCTTCGAGCCCGAGCAGGCGCTGGCGACCCTGCCGCACCTGCTGCACGAGCAGGCCGACCGGGACCGGCTGGTGCGGCTGCTGGAAACCCTGCTGGCCGACCAGCGGGTGCAGAAGATCAAGCCCCAGCCGGAGCAGTTGCAACTCCTGCAGCGCATCCGTGACAGCGTAGGTGCCGGCAACGGCGCGGCCAGGACCCGGCGCCGCCCGAGCCGGGCGCAGCACGGAGCTTCCCGATGA
- a CDS encoding HlyD family secretion protein, translating into MTKYRNWIIALVVLVAAGFFGWKYWQDQQAGKLPPGIASGNGRIEARLADVSAKEPLRVKEIKVQEGDLVKPGQVVVLLDTVTLESQMAESKARVAAAREQMAVVNSSIARRKGEIELANIEVERVRRMLAENASSQREYDVRRTTVVTTRAALGEEMAKLETAKQQVEVALANVQTIETRIKDATLVSPVLGRVLYRLAEPGEVLGAGGKALTLVNLEDVYMEIFLPAAQAAAVKIGSEGRIVLDTQPDRSAVGVVSFVSPEAQFTPKEVETKSERDKLMFRVKLQVPKELVGQYIQSIKTGVRGVGYVKYTDTVAWPTNLDTNVLTAKGPLESNPTSVLGASPTK; encoded by the coding sequence ATGACTAAGTACCGCAACTGGATCATTGCCCTGGTCGTCCTCGTGGCCGCCGGGTTCTTCGGCTGGAAGTACTGGCAGGACCAGCAGGCCGGGAAGCTGCCGCCCGGCATCGCATCCGGCAACGGCCGCATCGAGGCCCGGCTCGCCGACGTCTCGGCCAAGGAGCCGCTGCGGGTCAAGGAGATCAAGGTGCAGGAAGGCGACCTGGTCAAGCCGGGACAGGTCGTGGTGCTGCTGGACACGGTGACGCTGGAGTCGCAGATGGCCGAGTCCAAGGCCCGCGTGGCCGCCGCGCGTGAGCAGATGGCCGTCGTCAACTCCTCCATCGCGCGTCGCAAGGGCGAGATCGAGCTGGCCAACATCGAGGTCGAGCGGGTGCGCCGGATGCTGGCCGAAAACGCCTCCTCGCAGCGTGAGTACGACGTGCGCCGGACGACGGTCGTCACCACCAGGGCGGCACTGGGAGAGGAAATGGCCAAGCTCGAGACCGCCAAGCAGCAGGTCGAGGTCGCGCTGGCCAACGTGCAGACGATCGAGACCCGCATCAAGGACGCCACGCTGGTCTCGCCGGTGCTCGGTCGCGTGCTCTATCGCCTGGCGGAGCCGGGTGAGGTGCTCGGCGCCGGCGGCAAGGCGCTGACGCTGGTGAACCTGGAGGACGTGTACATGGAGATCTTCCTGCCGGCGGCGCAGGCGGCCGCGGTGAAGATCGGCAGCGAGGGCCGCATCGTCCTCGACACCCAGCCGGACCGCTCGGCCGTGGGCGTGGTCAGCTTCGTCTCGCCCGAGGCGCAGTTCACGCCGAAGGAAGTGGAGACCAAGAGCGAACGCGACAAGCTGATGTTCCGCGTCAAGCTGCAGGTGCCCAAGGAACTGGTCGGCCAGTACATCCAGAGCATCAAGACCGGAGTGCGCGGCGTCGGGTACGTCAAGTACACCGACACGGTCGCGTGGCCCACCAACCTGGACACCAACGTGCTGACGGCCAAGGGGCCGCTCGAATCGAACCCCACGTCGGTCCTCGGAGCCTCGCCCACGAAGTAA